The Thermobifida halotolerans sequence TAGTGGGGGCCGCGGGCCACCCGGTGCTCGACGGTCACGATGCCGCTGGCCGAACCGGTGCGGAAACTCACACGTCGGGCCAGTTCCAGAACGGTGGTGGGGCGGGTGGCGCCGATGTTGACGGCGCGGCCGTGGGCGAGTGGCTGGTCGACGAGGGCGAGCAGTGCGGCCACGGCGTCGTGCACCGAGCAGAAGCAGCGGCTCTGCGAGCCGTCCCCGTGCACGGTGATGGGGCGTCCGTGCAGGGCCTGTTCGACGAACGCGGGAAGCACGTGTCCGTGGTCGGCGCTCTGGCGCGGTCCGGTCACGTCGAACAGGCGGGCGATCACCGCGGGCATGCCGTACTCGTGGGCGTAGCGGGTGACCAGGTACTCGGCCAGTCCCTTGGTGACGGCGGTGCACCAGCGGCCCTCCTGCGCCGATCCCAGGATGCGGTCGTCGTCCTCACGAAGGGCCTCGCCGTCGCTGCGTCCGTAGACCTCGCCGCCCGAGGCGAACAGCAGTCGGCAGCCCCGTTCCAGGGCGGCGGCCAGCACCCGTTCGGTACCCGTGACGTTGACGTGCACGGTCCGCACGGGGTCGATGCCCACGATGCGGGCGCCCACCGGGGCGGCCAGGTGGAAGACCGTGTCGCGGTCGGCCATGGCGGCGCGCAGCACGCGGTCGTCCAGCACCGATCCGTGGACGAAGCGGGCCCGGGGGTCGCGTAGGACGTGGACCAGGTTGGTGCGTGAGCCGGTGGACAGGTCGTCGAGGACCACCACGTCGTGGCCGTGGGCGAGCAGGGAGTCGGCCAGGTGGGAACCGATGAATCCGGCTCCTCCCGTCACCAGTGCCCTCATACCGTTCCCCCACGACGCACACCCACCGACGCCACTGCCAATGCTCATACAACTACACAGAGCGACGATCGGGGGGAGGGGGACGGGTGTGTCCCGTTCACCTGCGCGCCGATCCCGGTCCCGTTTGGTGAGGGGCCGCCGTGAACTGTTACCTTCGGAAAGGTTGTGTCCCTCCATCAAAAACCCCAAGTCTGTCACCACGAGGCGCGTCGCCCGGTCGCGCTCTGAGCGTGCAGAGTAACTTTCAGTCAACGGCGTCGACGGCGCCGAACCGATCCCCGGTCCCGGATCGACTCACCTCCCACACGCCTTTTTTCACTCGTTAGGTCGGTTCGCAGTGTTGTGGAAAACATGGAAGAGGCAGCTGTTCGGCATGTGCGCGGTCGTGGTGGTCACGGTCCCGCTTGGCGCCTGCACGACGCTGGGGGAGCTCAGCGGCGGCCTGGTGGGAGACGAGAAGGCGCTTCCCGAGGGGCTGCGCACGATCGACGCCGCGTGGATCGAGGGGTTGAGCACCGCCGAGCACACCGTGTCCGCCGGAGGCACGACGATCACCAGCACCTATCCGGTGGTCCCGGGGGCCACCGACTTCACCGTCGAGGTCCGCACCACCATGGCCGAGCGCGAGACCGAGTTCGTCACCGAGGGTCAGGGCGGGGAGTTGGAGCAGCACGCCGAGTTCCTCGTGGCCTCGGGCGGAGTGCTGGGCGCGCGGGTCGTCTCCCGAGTCGGTGAGCAGGTCCGGGCCAGCAGCCACTGGTACGACGCGGCCTCCGGTGAGGCGCTGCCGTGGACCGCCCTGCTCAACGGGGAGGACGCCATCGGACACCTGGGTGCGCGGGTGGCGTTGGCGCTGAGCGAGGAGCACGGCGTGGCCGCCGACGCGATGCCCGAGGGGCTGCCCGCCCCCGGGGACGAACTGGCCCCCTCCCCGGACGAGGAGGAGCCGGGACTGGTCGACCCCGACGCGGCGTGGCAGAGCGCCGCCGACCACGAGGGGTCGGCGCTGGCCGACATCGGCTTCGACGCCGCGGGCGATCTGGTGGTCAGCTTCAGCCCCGGCGAGGTCGCCGACGATGAGGTGCAGGTGAGGGTGGCCGACAGCGAGCCGCTGCTGTCGCGGTTCGGACGCACCGCGCGGCAGGCGGTGGTGGACGACGAGCAGAGCCTGCAGTTGGCCTCCGACCAGCCGCCCAGCCACACCCTCGACTGCGACCGGGTCCCGTGCGTGGCGCTGACCTTCGACGACGGTCCCGGCGCGGACACCGCTCTGCTGCTGGACCACCTCGACGCCTACTCGGCCAAGGCCACCTTCTACGTGCTGGGTCAGCTCACCGCGAGCGACCCCGACACGGTACGGCGTGCCGCCGAGGCCGGGCACGAGGTCGCCAACCACTCCTGGAAGCACGACAACCTCGCCACCAAGAGCGGCGGGGCGGTGCGTGAGGACATCGAGAGCACCTGGGCGGCCATCGAGGATGCCGCCGGAGCGGAGCGGACCACGGTCCGTCCGCCCTACGGGTCGTTCAACGAGACCACCCAGGCCAACGTCGACTACCCGCTGATCCTGTGGGACGTCGACACCCTGGACTGGGAGCACCGCGACACCGACAGGACCGTCGAGGCGGCCGTGTCGGGCACCCAGCCCGGCAGCATCGTGCTCTTCCACGACATCCACCGGCCCACCGTGGACGCCATCCCCGAGGTGCTCAGCCGACTGCACGCCAGGGGCTACCACTTCGTGACGGTCACCGAACTGTTCGCCGACCGCACCCTGGAGCCGGGGGTGGCCTACACGCGACGCGACTGAGTTCCGCGTCGACGATCCACACCGAGGGGGCGGCCGCGCGGCCGCCCCCTCTGCCGTGAGCAGATCTCCGCACGGCAGAAACCCCTGCCCGCGCCCCCCGACGCGGGGGAGGCTGGACGCGGCGGCACACCCCCGCCAACCAGCCCCAGCGAGGAGGAAGCATGCACCCGACCCTGTCGAGACCGGCCGCCGCGTCCCCGGCGGGCACGGCCTTCGACGACCAACTGGCCGCCCGGCTGCTGCACGAGCGCATCGTGGTGCTCGGCCAGGAGGTCGACGACGCCGTCGCCAACCGCGTCTGCGCGCAACTGCTGCTGCTGGCCGCCGAGGACGACCGGCGCGACATCAGCCTCTACGTCAACTCGCCCGGCGGTTCGGTGTACGCGGGCATGGCCATCTACGACACGATGCGGTTCGTTCCCAACGACGTGGCCACCCTGGGTCTGGGCTTCGCCGCGAGCATGGGGCAGTTCCTGCTGTGCGCGGGCGCCCCCGGCAAGCGTTACAGCTTGCCCCACACGCGCATCATGATGCACCAGCCCTCCGGAGGGATGGGCGGGACCGCCGCCGACATCGCGATCCAGGCCCAGAACCTGGCGCACACCAAGCGGCTCATGCTGGAGCTGACCGCCCGCCACACCGGGCAGAGCGTGGAGACGGTGGAGCGCGACAGCCGCCGGGACCGCTGGTTCACCGCCGAGCAGGCCCGCGACTACGGGATGGTCGACCACGTCGTGGAGCACGCGTCGGCGCTGCGCACCCCGAGCACGCGCGGCTACGGATTCCTGGACGGGCGCGGCGCGACGGGAGAGGGGAGGCGGACGTGAGCCGCTCCCCGGTGGCGGCGGGAGGTCCCCGGAGGGCTTCGGAGGACTCCGGGGGGCCGTGACACCGGTACCGGGAAGCCGGGGGCGGGAAAGACCCGGAACCCGACCCGGGGGACTCGTGTGGCCTCGATCCCCGGGGAGGTTCCGGACAGACCTCGCCCCCGGGGCCTGCGGCCTCACCCCGAAGCGGGAGGCCGCCCGGAGTCCTTTGCCGGGTCAGGCCGCCAGCACCAGCGCCCGCGGGGCGGCGGACGACGGGACGCGGCGCGCGGCGGGCGCGTCCACCGGGGCGGAGATCAGCGAGAGCCGGTCGGTGACGTCGCCGAGCAGGTCGGCCAGGCGCAGGTCCAGGGCGCGGTAGACGGCGGCCAGCACCTCGGAGGAGGGTTCCTTGCGGCCGCGTTCGATCTCCGACAGGTACGGCAGGGAGACCTGGGAGGCCTCGGCGACCTCGCGCAGGGTCAGGCCCCGTTCCCGCCGGGCCCGGCGCAGCGCGTCGCCGATGAGGTGGCGCAGCAGCGGTTCGTCGGGGTGGTCGGCGGGCGGCTCGGGCGTGGCGTGCCGGACGCGGTCGCTCAAGGCTGCCTCCGTCGCTGGCCGGGGACACGGACGCGTCCGAGTGTAGTCGGGGCCCCGCCCCGCGGGGAGGAGTTCAGCGGGGCGGGGGAGCGGTGCTGGCGCGTTCGACGAGTTCGGTGGCCAGCTCCACCCGGCGTGAGCCCGGGTCGCCTCCGGCGACCATGTTCAGCAGGGTGCGGGTGGCCATCTGCCCCATCTCGCTGAGCGGCTGGCGCACCGTGGTCAGCGGCGGCGCGGCCCAGGCGGCCTCGGGCAGGTCGTCGAAGCCGACCACGCTGACGTCGTGGGGGACGCGCAGGCCGCGCTCGAACAGGGCCTCGTAGGCGCCGCGGGCCATCATGTCGGATCCGGCGAAGATCGCGGTGGGCGGCTCGGGCAGGTCGAGCAGCCGGTGGGTTTCGGCGTGCCCGCCGGGGATGGTGAAGTCGCCGTGGCCGACGTAGTCCTCGGGCACGGTCAGGCCCGCGGCGTCGAGCGCGCTGCGGTAGCCGTCCACGCGGGCGCGGCTGCACAGCACGCGGGTGGGGCCGCTGATCGTGGCGATGCGGGTGTGGCCCAGGGCGACGAGGTGCTGGGTGGCGGCCAGGCCGCCCGCCCAGTTGGTGGTACCCACCGCGGGGACGTCGTGGGCGAGGTCGCCGACCGGGTCGACCACCACCACGGGGACGCCGAGCGCGTCGAGTTGGGAGCGCACCTCCGGCGACAGCTCCGACAGCACCAGCACCACGCCGTCGGAGCTGCGGGCGCGCAGGTTGTCCAGCCAGCGGCGGCCGGGGCGGCTGCGGTCGCGGTCGTGGACGGCGGAGACGACCACACCGACGCCCTGCTCGTGGGCGGCCTGTTCCACCCCGCCCAGGATCTGCATCGCCCATGAGTTGTCCAGGTCCTGAAAGACCAGGTCGATGAGGCCGACGGGCTGCCGACCGGGGGAGCGGCGCGGTCGGTACCGGTGCTGCTGGAGGAGCTGCTCGACCTGCTGTCGGGTCTCGGCCGCGACGTCGAGGTGGCCGTTGACCACCTTGGACACGGTCGAGACCGAGACGCCGGCCTGGCGGGCGACCTCGGCCAGGGTGGGTCGTCGTCTGGACACGGGCCTCCTCGGAACCTCGGACACGCTTGCCGGGACATCGTATCCCGAAAGGTTTCGGAGTTGGACGACGGGGTTTCGATAACTTTCGGGAGGCTGTTCTGTATCGGTCGAGGGCTTGTAGAACTGCGGATTCCGCAAGTAGTGTGACCTCCGTTACCCGACTGAGACACCAAGGGGGTTGACGGAGATTTTCGACACACTTAGCGTCTCTATCCCGAAAACTTCCGAAAAATTTCGGAGTTCGGTCGCTGTCGTTACTGACCCCACCTGATATCCCCGAGGACGGTGTCCCGCTCATGAGACGCATATCCCGGCCCCACGCGATCGGCAGCGCCTTCGTGGCGCTCGCGCTCGGCCTCACCACCGCCTGCGGAACCTCCGGCCCCGGAGCGTCCGACGACGGCGGCATCGAGGTCTGGATGGTCGAGGACGCCACGGTCAACCCGGTCGTGGAGTCGGCGCTTGACGCCCACGAGACCTCCGGTGAGCTCGTCACCTACGTCAACGACTCCTACAAGCAGCGCATCCAGGTCGCCCTCGGCTCGCCCAACGCCCCCGACATCTTCTTCAACTGGGGCGGCGGCAACCTCGCCCAGTACGTCGACGAGGGCCAGGTGGTCGACCTGACCGACACCCTGGAGGCCAACCCCGAGGTCCGCGACGCCTTCCTGCCCAGCGTCCTGGACGTGGCCCAGATCGACGGACGCTACTACGGCCTGCCGATGCAGGGCGTGCTCCCGGTCGTGCTCTTCTACAACAAGCAGGTCTTCGAGGACGCCGGTGTGGAGCCCCCCGCCACCTACGAGGACCTCCTCGACCTCGTCGACACCTTCAAGGAGGAGGGCGTCACCCCCGTCGTCCTGCCCGGCTCGCAGGCCTGGACCGAGCTGATGTGGCTGGAGTACCTGGTGGACCGCGTCGGCGGCGCCGACGTGTTCCAGGCCATCGTCGACGGCGAGGAGGGCGCCTGGAGCGACCCGGCCATGATCGAGGCCCTGGAGATGTGCCAGGAGCTGGTGGAGCGCGGCGCCTTCGGCGACAACTACTCCTCCCTCACCTACGACAACGCCAGCGCCTCCACCGTGCTGGCCAGCGGCAAGGGCGCCATGTTCCTCATGGGCACCTGGGAGCTGTCGAACCAGATCGAGAACAACCCCGAGTTCGTGGAGAACGGCGACCTCGGCTTCACCGCCTTCCCCGCGCTGGAGGGCGGCGAGGGTGACCCCGCCGCGATCGTGGGCAACCCCAGCAACTACTTCTCCGTCAACTCCGACAGCGCCAACACCGAGGAGGCGATCGACTTCCTCGTCGACACCCTCGCCTCCGACTCCTACGTCGAGGACCTCGTCGACATCGGTCACGTCCCCGCGGTCGCCGGGATCGAGGACCAGCTCGCCGAGACCGACCACGCCGAGTTCACCACCTTCACCTACGAACTGGTCTCGGAGGCTCCCAGCTTCACCCAGTCCTGGGACCAGGCGATCGACCCGGCCGCGGCCGAGACGATGCTGACCAACCTGCAGCTGGTGTTCCTGGGCGACATGACTCCCGAGGAGTTCGCCGAGGCCATGGAGGCCACCCAGTGACCTCGGCCACCCGAGCGCAGCGGCCCGGAGTCTTCTGGGCCGCTCCCGCTCTCCTCTTCTTCGGCCTGTTCGGGCTCGCCCCGATCGTCATCGTGGCGGGACTCAGCTTCACCAGCTGGAACGGTCTGGGGTCGCCGGAGTGGACGGGCCTGACCAACTGGCGGACGCTGCCCTCCGACACCCACGTCGGATCGGGGCTGCTGATCACGCTGGCGCTGACCGTGCTGACCTGGGCCACCCAGACCCCGCTGGCCCTGGCCTTCGGGGCGTGGGCGGCCGGTCCCCAGCGTGTGCGCGCCGTGGTCAGCACGGTGTTCTTCCTGCCGCTGCTGCTGTCCACCGCCGCGATCGCCCTGATCTGGCAGGCGCTGCTGGACCCCACCTTCGGGGTCCCCGCCCAGTGGGCCGAGCTCACCGGCACCAGCGCCAACGTGCTGGGCCACCCGAGGCTGGCGCTGTACGCGATCGTGTTCGTGCTGCTGTGGCAGTTCCTGCCGTTCCACATGCTGCTCTACCAGGCCGCCGCCAAGCAGATCCCCGCGTCGCTGTACGAGGCGGCCGAGATCGACGGCGCCGGTCCCCTGCAGCGCTTCTGGCGCATCACCGTCCCGCAGCTGCGCCACACCATCATCGCCTCCTCCGTACTCATCCTCGTCGGCTCGATGACCTACTTCGAGACCGTCCTGCTGCTGACCGGAGGCGGTCCCGGAACCGCGACCCGCATCCTGCCGCTGCACATGTACCTGCAGGGCTTCTCCGCGTTCGAGATGGGATACGCCAGTGCCATCGCGGTCCTGCTGGTGGCCATCGGCACCGGCCTGTCGCTGCTGGTGGTGCGGGTCAGCGGATACGCGCAGATGACCAGTCAGCGGGAAGGAGCCTGACGATGTCGACCATCACCGCCCGGCCGGTGCGTGAGCAGGTCACCCGCACCGCACCGCAACCCCCGCGACGCCGCCGCCGCGGACGCGCCTCCCGGCCCGCCTACGGGGCGGGCGTCGGCGCGGCCGTGTGGCTGGTCCTCGTGCTCGTGCCCCTGTACTTCCTGGTCGCCACCAGCCTGCGCGGGTCGGGCGACTACCTCACCGACGGGCCGCTGTCGATCCCCGACGAGATCACCCTCGACAACTACCTGCGCGCCTTCGAGGTCGGCTTCCTGCGGTTCCTGACCAACAGCCTCATCGTGGCGATCGGCGCGATCGCGCTCGTGCTCGCGGTGGCCCTGCCCGCGGCGTTCGCCATCGTGCGCAGCAGGAGCCGCGTGGTGCGCGTCGGGTTCCTGCTGTTCCTGCTGGGCCTGGCGGTGCCCGCCCAGGCGGTGATCATCCCGATCTACCTGCTCATCACGCGACTGAACCTGTACGACTCGCTCACCGCCATCATCCTGCCCACGGCGGCGTTCACCCTGCCGGTGTCCATCGTCGTGCTCACCAGTTCGCTGCGCGACGTGCCCTCCTCCCTGTACGAGGCGATGGCCCTGGACGGCGCGAGCAACTTCCAGACGTTCTGGCGTCTGGTGCTTCCCCTGTCCCGGTCCGGTGTGGTCACCGTGGCGATCTTCGTGGGGCTCAACGCCTGGAACAACTTCCTGTTCCCCCTGGTGCTGACGCAGAGCGAGGCGACCCGGGTGCTGCCGCTGGGGCTGTGGGAGTTCCAGACCCAGTACGGCACCGACGTTCCCGGCCTGATGGCGGCCGTGGTGCTGTCGGCGCTCCCGGTGCTGGCCCTGTACCTGTTCGGTCGAAGACAGCTGCTCGGCGGTCTGGCCGCCGGAGCCGGCAAGTAAGCCGCCACCGACCTTCGCGCCCGCCGGAGACCCCGGCCCAAGCCAGAAAGGCAGTCATGACGTCTCCCCGAGTCACGTCCTCCCCGGTCCGCGAGGAACCGCGGTCGGGCACCATCCGCAACCCGGTGCTGACCGGCTTCTATCCCGACCCCTCGATTCTGCGCGTGGACGACGACTACTACATGGCGACCTCCACGTTCGAGTGGTATCCCGGGGTCACCCTGCACCACTCCCGTGACCTGGTGCACTGGCGCTCCCTGGGCGGGGCGCTGACCGAGACCCGGCTGCTGGACCTGACCGGACGGCGCGACTCCGCCGGGGTGTGGGCGCCGGCCCTGTCCCACCGCGACGGCCTGTTCTTCCTCATCTACACCAACGTCGAGAGCTACAGCGGCAACTTCTGGGACAGCCCCAACTACGTCACCACCGCCCCCGACATCACCGGCCCCTGGTCGGACCCGGTTCCGCTGCACGCGCGCGGCTTCGACCCGTCGCTGTTCCATGACGACGACGGGCGCACCTGGATGCTCAGCACCGCCATGGACTGGCGTCCCGGGCACGACGCGTTCGGCGGCATCGTCGCCCAGGAGTTCTCGGTGCGCGACATGAAACTGGTCGGCGAGCCGCGGATCATCTTCACCGGCACCGAGGTCGGGGTGACCGAGGCGCCCCACATCTACAAGCGCGGCGACTGGTACTACCTGATGACCGCCGAGGGCGGCACCAAGTGGGAGCACCAGGT is a genomic window containing:
- a CDS encoding NAD-dependent epimerase/dehydratase family protein — its product is MRALVTGGAGFIGSHLADSLLAHGHDVVVLDDLSTGSRTNLVHVLRDPRARFVHGSVLDDRVLRAAMADRDTVFHLAAPVGARIVGIDPVRTVHVNVTGTERVLAAALERGCRLLFASGGEVYGRSDGEALREDDDRILGSAQEGRWCTAVTKGLAEYLVTRYAHEYGMPAVIARLFDVTGPRQSADHGHVLPAFVEQALHGRPITVHGDGSQSRCFCSVHDAVAALLALVDQPLAHGRAVNIGATRPTTVLELARRVSFRTGSASGIVTVEHRVARGPHYAPTGHRVPDTALAASLIGWQATTDLDTIIDETIAHHSAPAPPLPLFGGDLTV
- a CDS encoding polysaccharide deacetylase family protein, whose translation is MLWKTWKRQLFGMCAVVVVTVPLGACTTLGELSGGLVGDEKALPEGLRTIDAAWIEGLSTAEHTVSAGGTTITSTYPVVPGATDFTVEVRTTMAERETEFVTEGQGGELEQHAEFLVASGGVLGARVVSRVGEQVRASSHWYDAASGEALPWTALLNGEDAIGHLGARVALALSEEHGVAADAMPEGLPAPGDELAPSPDEEEPGLVDPDAAWQSAADHEGSALADIGFDAAGDLVVSFSPGEVADDEVQVRVADSEPLLSRFGRTARQAVVDDEQSLQLASDQPPSHTLDCDRVPCVALTFDDGPGADTALLLDHLDAYSAKATFYVLGQLTASDPDTVRRAAEAGHEVANHSWKHDNLATKSGGAVREDIESTWAAIEDAAGAERTTVRPPYGSFNETTQANVDYPLILWDVDTLDWEHRDTDRTVEAAVSGTQPGSIVLFHDIHRPTVDAIPEVLSRLHARGYHFVTVTELFADRTLEPGVAYTRRD
- a CDS encoding ClpP family protease, whose protein sequence is MHPTLSRPAAASPAGTAFDDQLAARLLHERIVVLGQEVDDAVANRVCAQLLLLAAEDDRRDISLYVNSPGGSVYAGMAIYDTMRFVPNDVATLGLGFAASMGQFLLCAGAPGKRYSLPHTRIMMHQPSGGMGGTAADIAIQAQNLAHTKRLMLELTARHTGQSVETVERDSRRDRWFTAEQARDYGMVDHVVEHASALRTPSTRGYGFLDGRGATGEGRRT
- a CDS encoding helix-turn-helix domain-containing protein produces the protein MSDRVRHATPEPPADHPDEPLLRHLIGDALRRARRERGLTLREVAEASQVSLPYLSEIERGRKEPSSEVLAAVYRALDLRLADLLGDVTDRLSLISAPVDAPAARRVPSSAAPRALVLAA
- a CDS encoding substrate-binding domain-containing protein; the protein is MSRRRPTLAEVARQAGVSVSTVSKVVNGHLDVAAETRQQVEQLLQQHRYRPRRSPGRQPVGLIDLVFQDLDNSWAMQILGGVEQAAHEQGVGVVVSAVHDRDRSRPGRRWLDNLRARSSDGVVLVLSELSPEVRSQLDALGVPVVVVDPVGDLAHDVPAVGTTNWAGGLAATQHLVALGHTRIATISGPTRVLCSRARVDGYRSALDAAGLTVPEDYVGHGDFTIPGGHAETHRLLDLPEPPTAIFAGSDMMARGAYEALFERGLRVPHDVSVVGFDDLPEAAWAAPPLTTVRQPLSEMGQMATRTLLNMVAGGDPGSRRVELATELVERASTAPPPR
- a CDS encoding ABC transporter substrate-binding protein, translated to MRRISRPHAIGSAFVALALGLTTACGTSGPGASDDGGIEVWMVEDATVNPVVESALDAHETSGELVTYVNDSYKQRIQVALGSPNAPDIFFNWGGGNLAQYVDEGQVVDLTDTLEANPEVRDAFLPSVLDVAQIDGRYYGLPMQGVLPVVLFYNKQVFEDAGVEPPATYEDLLDLVDTFKEEGVTPVVLPGSQAWTELMWLEYLVDRVGGADVFQAIVDGEEGAWSDPAMIEALEMCQELVERGAFGDNYSSLTYDNASASTVLASGKGAMFLMGTWELSNQIENNPEFVENGDLGFTAFPALEGGEGDPAAIVGNPSNYFSVNSDSANTEEAIDFLVDTLASDSYVEDLVDIGHVPAVAGIEDQLAETDHAEFTTFTYELVSEAPSFTQSWDQAIDPAAAETMLTNLQLVFLGDMTPEEFAEAMEATQ
- a CDS encoding carbohydrate ABC transporter permease; protein product: MTSATRAQRPGVFWAAPALLFFGLFGLAPIVIVAGLSFTSWNGLGSPEWTGLTNWRTLPSDTHVGSGLLITLALTVLTWATQTPLALAFGAWAAGPQRVRAVVSTVFFLPLLLSTAAIALIWQALLDPTFGVPAQWAELTGTSANVLGHPRLALYAIVFVLLWQFLPFHMLLYQAAAKQIPASLYEAAEIDGAGPLQRFWRITVPQLRHTIIASSVLILVGSMTYFETVLLLTGGGPGTATRILPLHMYLQGFSAFEMGYASAIAVLLVAIGTGLSLLVVRVSGYAQMTSQREGA
- a CDS encoding carbohydrate ABC transporter permease, producing MSTITARPVREQVTRTAPQPPRRRRRGRASRPAYGAGVGAAVWLVLVLVPLYFLVATSLRGSGDYLTDGPLSIPDEITLDNYLRAFEVGFLRFLTNSLIVAIGAIALVLAVALPAAFAIVRSRSRVVRVGFLLFLLGLAVPAQAVIIPIYLLITRLNLYDSLTAIILPTAAFTLPVSIVVLTSSLRDVPSSLYEAMALDGASNFQTFWRLVLPLSRSGVVTVAIFVGLNAWNNFLFPLVLTQSEATRVLPLGLWEFQTQYGTDVPGLMAAVVLSALPVLALYLFGRRQLLGGLAAGAGK